From a single Nicotiana tomentosiformis chromosome 2, ASM39032v3, whole genome shotgun sequence genomic region:
- the LOC104093524 gene encoding transcription termination factor MTERF5, chloroplastic → MISLMQVRTPNPKLAFLSRTRLPLYRIELSFPQKVFFCRAKYSESEIDGSFNLRVVPSNLVAAEKEEAKAVLTLFLKKHGLSNALSARVINKSEPFIDHLVSRLHSVHKSRYLVGRELTTLEIRDALIPYLEALHEEYGSILVDVVESFPNPPVLEKIEETIEKVPLPVTPASPPSAVLDSKKLKALARVSDIGPTGKLPPHILYLVELGMDIERIRVITRKFPAFAYYSLEGKIKPVVEFLLDLGVPRSQVPTILSKRPQLCGISLSENLIPTMAFLEELGVDKEQWAKVIYRFPALLTYSRPKLRATVDFLYEMGLSAESVSKVLTRCPNIISYSVEDKLRPATEYFRSMGVDVGVLLYRCPQTFGLSIEANVKPVTEFFKDKGFSMAEVAAMISRYGALYTFSLAKLILKWNFFLTMGYPRAELVKFPQYFGYSLEERIKPRFAIMTQTGVRLLLNQMLSLSEDAFNKALKRKLKKLLDN, encoded by the exons ATGATATCTTTAATGCAAGTCCGAACCCCAAACCCAAAGCTTGCCTTTCTTTCAAGAACGCGACTACCCCTTTATCG GATTGAACTGTCTTTTCCTCAGAAGGTTTTCTTTTGCCGAGCGAAGTATT CTGAATCCGAAATAGATGGTTCTTTTAACTTAAGGGTGGTGCCCTCAAACCTTGTAGCTGCAGAAAAGGAAGAAGCAAAAGCTGTCTTGACATTGTTTCTGAAGAAACACGGTTTAAGCAATGCTCTTTCAGCAAGAGTTATCAACAAATCAGAGCCTTTTATTGATCACCTCGTCTCTCGGCTGCATTCTGTTCACAAGTCTCGCTACCTCGTAG GACGAGAACTAACAACTCTTGAGATTAGGGATGCTCTCATTCCATACCTTGAGGCACTCCACGAGGAATATGGAAGTATTCTAGTGGATGTTGTGGAGAGCTTTCCGAACCCACCTGTTCtggaaaaaatagaagaaactaTTGAAAAAGTACCTCTTCCTGTCACACCAGCTTCACCTCCTAGTGCTGTCCTCGATTCCAAGAAGCTGAAGGCTCTGGCACGAGTCAGTGATATTGGACCGACTGGAAAGCTTCCTCCACATATTTTATACCTTGTTGAGCTGGGCATGGATATTGAAAGGATTAGAGTAATCACACGCAAGTTTCCTGCTTTTGCCTACTATAGTCTTGAGGGAAAAATCAAACCAGTAGTTGAGTTTCTCCTTGATCTTGGAGTGCCAAGATCACAGGTTCCAACCATTCTCAGCAAAAGGCCTCAACTATGTGGAATTAGCCTCTCAGAGAATTTAATTCCAACGATGGCATTCTTGGAAGAACTGGGCGTTGATAAAGAACAGTGGGCTAAAGTAATCTACCGGTTTCCTGCACTTCTCACTTACAGCAGGCCTAAACTGAGAGCAACAGTCGACTTTCTTTATGAAATGGGTTTATCTGCTGAGAGTGTGAGCAAGGTTCTAACCAGATGTCCAAACATCATAAGTTATAGTGTGGAGGACAAACTAAGGCCTGCAACTGAGTACTTCCGTTCAATGGGGGTTGATGTTGGAGTTCTTCTCTACCGATGCCCTCAAACTTTTGGTCTTAGCATTGAGGCCAACGTTAAGCCTGTTACTGAATTCTTCAAGGATAAGGGGTTCAGTATGGCAGAAGTTGCTGCAATGATTTCAAGATACGGTGCTCTATATACTTTTAGCTTGGCTAAGTTGATCTTAAAATGGAATTTCTTTCTGACCATGGGTTATCCAAGAGCAGAATTGGTCAAGTTTCCTCAGTATTTTGGTTATAGTTTAGAAGAGAGAATCAAGCCCAGGTTCGCCATTATGACTCAGACGGGTGTAAGGTTGTTGCTGAACCAGATGTTGTCACTGTCGGAGGATGCTTTCAATAAGGCTTTGAAGAGAAAATTGAAGAAATTATTAGATAACTAG
- the LOC104093523 gene encoding uncharacterized protein isoform X2, whose product MLIKAGASQQACEEALLEASCHGHARFVEMLMESEMIRPRIAVHAFFTGCCRGFGDVVDTLLKCGVNVDTTNRVLLQSCKPSLHTNVDCSALVAAVVSRQVSVVRLLLEAGAKTDGPVHLGAWSWDAASGEEFRVGAGLADPYAITWCAVEYFEASGSILQMLLQRLAPSTLCGRSLLHHAILCGNAGAVSVLLKCGAHVESPVKTSRNVEFRPIHMAARLGFSSVIKCLIDFGCDIDSRTDTGDTALMISARFKREDCLKVLTIAGADFGLVNAAGESASSIAASSRWKLGFQGAVLEVIQSEKIPKSSNMSVFLPLLFVAQSRDLLSLKALIARGDIDLDSQDDQGFSAVMITAAEGHVDGFRLLVHAGANVKLQNKSGETAVTLCALNQNRDRFEKVLLEFALEQGSRNAAGFYALHCAARCGDLDAVKQLTTRGYDVNMSNGDDYTPLMLAAREGHGRTCEFLISCGARCDIKNALGETALSLARKTQKNEAERVILDELARKLVLTGAQVKKHIKGGKGSPHMKVLKMVEAAGILRWGKSSGRNVVCREAEVGPSLKFQKIRQRKGDAELPGIFRVITTKNKEVHFVCEGDYETAELWVRGIKLVTREAIFSK is encoded by the exons ATGTTAATCAAAGCTGGGGCATCTCAGCAGGCTTGTGAGGAAGCTCTGTTGGAGGCCAGCTGTCATGGGCATGCAAGATTTGTCGAGATGCTCATGGAATCAGAAATGATTCGACCTCGGATTGCTGTACATGCTTTCTTCACTGGATGCTGCCGTGGATTTGGAGATGTTGTGGACACTCTCCTTAAG TGTGGAGTGAATGTCGATACTACAAATCGTGTGTTGCTCCAGTCATGCAAACCTTCTCTGCATACAAATGTTGACTGCTCGGCGCTTGTGGCTGCTGTTGTTAGTAGGCAAGTCTCTGTAGTCCGTCTACTCCTTGAG GCTGGCGCAAAAACTGATGGCCCAGTCCATCTTGGAGCTTGGTCCTGGGATGCAGCTTCAGGTGAAGAATTTCGAGTAGGTGCTGGATTAGCAGATCCCTATGCCATTACTTGGTGTGCTGTGGAGTACTTTGAAGCTAGTGGCTCTATTCTGCAAATGCTCCTCCAGCGGCTCGCCCCCAGTACACTCTGTGGAAGATCTCTTCTCCACCATGCTATTCTTTGTGGTAATGCAGGAGCAGTTTCAGTGCTTCTGAAATGTGGTGCTCATGTAGAATCTCCAGTTAAAACCTCTCGGAATGTTGAGTTCCGCCCTATACATATGGCAGCACGACTTGGGTTCTCAAGCGTTATTAAATGTTTGATTGACTTCGGCTGTGATATAGACTCAAGAACGGACACAGGAGATACAGCTTTAATGATCTCTGCGAGATTCAAGAGGGAAGACTGCCTCAAAGTATTGACTATAGCTGGTGCTGATTTTGGTTTGGTTAATGCAGCTGGTGAATCAGCAAGCTCCATTGCTGCATCCAGTCGATGGAAGCTTGGTTTTCAAGGTGCAGTTCTGGAAGTCATTCAGAGTGAAAAGATTCCCAAGTCAAGCAACATGTCTGTCTTTTTGCCATTACTGTTTGTGGCTCAATCCAGGGACCTTTTATCCTTAAAGGCTCTGATTGCACGAGGAGATATTGATCTGGATAGCCAAGATGACCAAGGTTTCTCCGCTGTAATGATCACCGCTGCAGAGGGTCATGTAGACGGCTTCAGATTGCTTGTGCATGCCGGGGCTAATGTCAAGCTGCAGAACAAATCTGGGGAGACTGCTGTTACCCTCTGTGCACTAAATCAAAATCGTGATCGGTTTGAAAAGGTTCTGCTCGAATTTGCTCTTGAACAGGGTAGTCGAAACGCTGCAGGTTTCTATGCACTGCATTGTGCAGCTCGATGTGGCGACTTGGATGCAGTTAAACAGTTAACAACCAGGGGTTATGATGTAAACATGTCCAATGGGGACGATTACACACCACTCATGCTTGCAGCAAGGGAAGGGCATGGCCGCACATGTGAATTCTTAATCTCTTGTGGGGCACGATGCGATATCAAGAACGCATTGGGTGAAACTGCACTTTCCCTTGCTAGGAAGACACAGAAAAATGAGGCAGAGAGGGTGATACTGGATGAACTTGCTAGGAAACTGGTCTTAACCGGTGCCCAAGTGAAGAAGCACATAAAGGGAGGTAAAGGGTCTCCACATATGAAAGTTCTTAAAATGGTTGAAGCTGCTGGAATATTGCGTTGGGGAAAATCAAGTGGGCGTAATGTTGTATGCCGGGAGGCAGAAGTGGGGCCGAGTTTGAAGTTTCAGAAGATCAGGCAAAGAAAAGGTGATGCTGAGCTACCTGGAATATTTAGGGTGATCACGACCAAGAACAAGGAAGTGCACTTTGTGTGTGAGGGTGATTACGAGACAGCAGAGCTTTGGGTGAGGGGAATAAAGCTTGTGACAAGAGAAGCTATTTTTAGCAAGTAG
- the LOC104093523 gene encoding uncharacterized protein isoform X1, producing the protein MTVFGHSVVGGGFLAGKQVFPVNYEVEVSRRLLEASHSNDLTLALECIADPFVDVNFVGDVCLKVRKAEVVTHDELPNEVRIVYEEFKTDVTALFLAVQNGNVALVRKLLSIGADVNQKLFRGFPTTAAVREGHQEILEMLIKAGASQQACEEALLEASCHGHARFVEMLMESEMIRPRIAVHAFFTGCCRGFGDVVDTLLKCGVNVDTTNRVLLQSCKPSLHTNVDCSALVAAVVSRQVSVVRLLLEAGAKTDGPVHLGAWSWDAASGEEFRVGAGLADPYAITWCAVEYFEASGSILQMLLQRLAPSTLCGRSLLHHAILCGNAGAVSVLLKCGAHVESPVKTSRNVEFRPIHMAARLGFSSVIKCLIDFGCDIDSRTDTGDTALMISARFKREDCLKVLTIAGADFGLVNAAGESASSIAASSRWKLGFQGAVLEVIQSEKIPKSSNMSVFLPLLFVAQSRDLLSLKALIARGDIDLDSQDDQGFSAVMITAAEGHVDGFRLLVHAGANVKLQNKSGETAVTLCALNQNRDRFEKVLLEFALEQGSRNAAGFYALHCAARCGDLDAVKQLTTRGYDVNMSNGDDYTPLMLAAREGHGRTCEFLISCGARCDIKNALGETALSLARKTQKNEAERVILDELARKLVLTGAQVKKHIKGGKGSPHMKVLKMVEAAGILRWGKSSGRNVVCREAEVGPSLKFQKIRQRKGDAELPGIFRVITTKNKEVHFVCEGDYETAELWVRGIKLVTREAIFSK; encoded by the exons ATGACTGTGTTCGGACATTCAGTTGTCGGAGGTGGTTTTCTCGCCGGAAAACAGGTTTTTCCGGTGAACTACGAGGTTGAAGTTTCCCGTCGTCTTCTCGAAGCTTCGCATTCAAACGATCTGACATTGGCTCTCGAATGCATCGCCGATCCGTTCGTTGACGTAAATTTCGTCGGCGATGTGTGCTTGAAGGTGAGAAAGGCGGAAGTCGTGACACACGACGAGTTGCCGAACGAAGTTAGGATCGTATACGAGGAGTTTAAAACCGACGTTACGGCATTGTTCCTCGCCGTTCAAAATGGAAATGTTGCTCTTGTTAGAAAACTACTG AGTATCGGAGCCGATGTAAATCAAAAACTTTTCCGCGGATTCCCAACCACAGCAGCAGTGAGGGAGGGACACCAAGAGATCTTGGAGATGTTAATCAAAGCTGGGGCATCTCAGCAGGCTTGTGAGGAAGCTCTGTTGGAGGCCAGCTGTCATGGGCATGCAAGATTTGTCGAGATGCTCATGGAATCAGAAATGATTCGACCTCGGATTGCTGTACATGCTTTCTTCACTGGATGCTGCCGTGGATTTGGAGATGTTGTGGACACTCTCCTTAAG TGTGGAGTGAATGTCGATACTACAAATCGTGTGTTGCTCCAGTCATGCAAACCTTCTCTGCATACAAATGTTGACTGCTCGGCGCTTGTGGCTGCTGTTGTTAGTAGGCAAGTCTCTGTAGTCCGTCTACTCCTTGAG GCTGGCGCAAAAACTGATGGCCCAGTCCATCTTGGAGCTTGGTCCTGGGATGCAGCTTCAGGTGAAGAATTTCGAGTAGGTGCTGGATTAGCAGATCCCTATGCCATTACTTGGTGTGCTGTGGAGTACTTTGAAGCTAGTGGCTCTATTCTGCAAATGCTCCTCCAGCGGCTCGCCCCCAGTACACTCTGTGGAAGATCTCTTCTCCACCATGCTATTCTTTGTGGTAATGCAGGAGCAGTTTCAGTGCTTCTGAAATGTGGTGCTCATGTAGAATCTCCAGTTAAAACCTCTCGGAATGTTGAGTTCCGCCCTATACATATGGCAGCACGACTTGGGTTCTCAAGCGTTATTAAATGTTTGATTGACTTCGGCTGTGATATAGACTCAAGAACGGACACAGGAGATACAGCTTTAATGATCTCTGCGAGATTCAAGAGGGAAGACTGCCTCAAAGTATTGACTATAGCTGGTGCTGATTTTGGTTTGGTTAATGCAGCTGGTGAATCAGCAAGCTCCATTGCTGCATCCAGTCGATGGAAGCTTGGTTTTCAAGGTGCAGTTCTGGAAGTCATTCAGAGTGAAAAGATTCCCAAGTCAAGCAACATGTCTGTCTTTTTGCCATTACTGTTTGTGGCTCAATCCAGGGACCTTTTATCCTTAAAGGCTCTGATTGCACGAGGAGATATTGATCTGGATAGCCAAGATGACCAAGGTTTCTCCGCTGTAATGATCACCGCTGCAGAGGGTCATGTAGACGGCTTCAGATTGCTTGTGCATGCCGGGGCTAATGTCAAGCTGCAGAACAAATCTGGGGAGACTGCTGTTACCCTCTGTGCACTAAATCAAAATCGTGATCGGTTTGAAAAGGTTCTGCTCGAATTTGCTCTTGAACAGGGTAGTCGAAACGCTGCAGGTTTCTATGCACTGCATTGTGCAGCTCGATGTGGCGACTTGGATGCAGTTAAACAGTTAACAACCAGGGGTTATGATGTAAACATGTCCAATGGGGACGATTACACACCACTCATGCTTGCAGCAAGGGAAGGGCATGGCCGCACATGTGAATTCTTAATCTCTTGTGGGGCACGATGCGATATCAAGAACGCATTGGGTGAAACTGCACTTTCCCTTGCTAGGAAGACACAGAAAAATGAGGCAGAGAGGGTGATACTGGATGAACTTGCTAGGAAACTGGTCTTAACCGGTGCCCAAGTGAAGAAGCACATAAAGGGAGGTAAAGGGTCTCCACATATGAAAGTTCTTAAAATGGTTGAAGCTGCTGGAATATTGCGTTGGGGAAAATCAAGTGGGCGTAATGTTGTATGCCGGGAGGCAGAAGTGGGGCCGAGTTTGAAGTTTCAGAAGATCAGGCAAAGAAAAGGTGATGCTGAGCTACCTGGAATATTTAGGGTGATCACGACCAAGAACAAGGAAGTGCACTTTGTGTGTGAGGGTGATTACGAGACAGCAGAGCTTTGGGTGAGGGGAATAAAGCTTGTGACAAGAGAAGCTATTTTTAGCAAGTAG